In Phycodurus eques isolate BA_2022a chromosome 10, UOR_Pequ_1.1, whole genome shotgun sequence, a genomic segment contains:
- the LOC133408283 gene encoding recombining binding protein suppressor of hairless-like protein — protein sequence MDGIHRLRSLVPSLNLQYLPSTHRCFVQTHSLLRNTRQSSVRLSPKLSGGGHVATLELHGDNFGPHLKVCFGASEADTVFKSAKSLVCVVPDVCVLRCGCRGNGGQGGRCHSGAVTVPISLRRRCDGVLYRTAFSFTYTPELRQPQRRPTRPPDAAARGTDAEGARQDDALLESIHHEFARSNFHLFMQP from the exons atggatggaatacatcGCTTGCGTTCACTCGTTCCATCTTTGAACCTTCAATACCTCCCGTCCACGCATCGATGTTTTGTCCAAACTCATTCACTCCTTCGCAATACTCGACAGTCCTCCGTCCGTCTGTCTCCCAAGCTGAGCGGCGGCGGGCACGTGGCCACGTTGGAGCTCCACGGCGACAACTTCGGGCCTCACCTCAAAGTTTGCTTCGGCGCCAGCGAGGCCGACACCGTGTTCAA GTCCGCGAAGTCCCTCGTATGCGTGGTTCCTGACGTGTGCGTGTTGCGGTGTGGTTGTCGTGGCAACGGCGGTCAAGGAGGTCGTTGTCACAGCGGCGCGGTGACGGTGCCCATCTCTCTGCGGCGACGGTGCGACGGCGTCCTCTACCGCACCGCCTTCAGCTTCACGTACACGCCGGAGCTTCGCCAGCCGCAGCGTCGCCCGACGCGGCCGCCCGACGCCGCCGCGCGCGGGACCGACGCCGAGGGCGCGCGCCAGGACGACGCCCTGCTGGAGAGCATACATCACGAGTTCGCCAGAAGCAACTTCCACCTCTTCATGcagccttga